From Kineosporia succinea, the proteins below share one genomic window:
- a CDS encoding SigB/SigF/SigG family RNA polymerase sigma factor, which yields MIQQQETKLSVLQRTPRRDDPETGVETVAAAPGPDADSLEGQALPEADSLTGQEPAPTAPAPHRRSAAQPADTARPADTARSVAARLRESGADQPTDDDPGRRRGRHVRDDERDEDPPADPDLLRLSALPKTDPQYQQLRRTVIEAHLPLVHHLAQRFKGRGEPYDDLVQVGTIGLLHAVDRFDPTRGAFAAFAVPTIVGEIRRHFRDRGWAMRIPRRIQDLGRRVSEARETLTHTLDRSPTVQEIAHYLDVDADLVIEALDTASAYITVPLPTTAEESDRMGKAFEDAGLELVEQRETLRPLLARLPEREQRILELRFGKGLSQSQIAAEVGVSQMHVSRLLTKSLNILRSGLTQEL from the coding sequence GTGATCCAGCAGCAGGAGACGAAACTCAGCGTGCTGCAGCGAACACCACGGCGAGACGACCCGGAGACCGGTGTCGAGACCGTGGCCGCCGCCCCCGGGCCCGACGCCGACTCGCTGGAGGGCCAGGCCCTTCCCGAGGCAGACAGCTTGACCGGCCAGGAGCCGGCCCCGACCGCCCCCGCCCCTCACCGCAGATCTGCCGCCCAGCCGGCCGACACCGCGAGACCGGCCGACACCGCAAGATCCGTCGCCGCCCGGCTCCGCGAGAGTGGCGCCGACCAGCCGACCGACGACGACCCCGGCCGGCGACGGGGGCGGCACGTCCGCGACGACGAGCGCGACGAAGACCCTCCAGCCGATCCCGATCTGCTGCGCCTGTCCGCCCTGCCGAAGACGGATCCGCAGTACCAGCAGCTGCGCCGCACCGTGATCGAGGCCCACCTCCCCCTCGTGCACCACCTCGCCCAGCGCTTCAAGGGCCGCGGCGAACCCTACGACGACCTCGTACAAGTCGGAACCATCGGCCTCCTGCACGCCGTCGACCGCTTCGATCCCACCCGCGGAGCCTTCGCCGCCTTCGCCGTCCCCACCATCGTCGGAGAGATCCGCCGCCACTTCCGCGACCGCGGCTGGGCCATGCGCATCCCCCGCCGCATCCAAGACCTCGGCCGCCGCGTCTCCGAAGCCCGCGAAACCCTCACCCACACCCTCGACCGCTCCCCCACCGTCCAGGAGATCGCCCACTACCTCGACGTCGACGCCGACCTGGTGATCGAGGCGCTCGACACGGCGAGCGCCTACATCACGGTGCCACTGCCCACGACCGCCGAGGAATCGGACCGGATGGGCAAGGCGTTCGAGGACGCCGGCCTGGAGCTGGTCGAGCAGCGCGAGACCCTGCGCCCCCTGCTGGCCCGTCTGCCGGAGCGGGAACAGCGCATCCTCGAGCTCCGGTTCGGCAAGGGGCTCTCGCAGTCCCAGATCGCCGCCGAGGTGGGCGTCTCCCAGATGCACGTGTCCCGGCTCCTGACCAAGAGCCTGAACATCCTTCGCAGCGGGCTGACCCAGGAGCTGTAG
- a CDS encoding WhiB family transcriptional regulator, with amino-acid sequence MDWRHEAACLEEDPELFFPIGNTGPAILQIEEAKAVCRRCEVVETCLRWAIDSGQDAGVWGGLSEDERRALKRRNARARRAS; translated from the coding sequence ATGGATTGGCGCCATGAGGCTGCTTGCCTCGAGGAGGACCCGGAGCTGTTCTTCCCGATCGGGAACACTGGCCCCGCGATCCTTCAGATCGAGGAAGCCAAGGCTGTTTGCCGTCGCTGTGAGGTCGTCGAGACGTGCCTTCGTTGGGCCATCGACTCCGGCCAGGACGCCGGTGTCTGGGGTGGCCTCTCGGAGGACGAGCGCCGCGCGCTGAAGCGCCGCAACGCTCGGGCCCGTCGCGCCAGCTGA
- a CDS encoding sensor histidine kinase, which yields MPTMKDLVAKHTELGQADLEWLQLLTGDWQLLSDLSFADLVLWVPRKGDGGWIAVAHCRPSTGVTVYYDDVVGMVIDAGRRPLLDRAYEQLRICRERGTDYQEDVTVREETVPVLRAGRAIAVLARHTNLSAARTPSRLELTYLQCADELTRMICEGEFPAPGAPSGPRRGAPRVGDGLIRMDKDGKVTYASPNAVSALHRLGHFGEVVDHSLSEIVTSLLDQPGLVDESLPLVLMGRAPWRSHIENHGATLSMRAVPLKTAGERTGALLLVREISELRRREQELLTKDATIREVHHRVKNNLQTVAALLRLQARRIKSSEGRDALQEAMRRVSTIALVHETLSEGFGEKVDFDDVVGRTLSLAVELASPSNSVKIRREGRFGELSAENATPLALVLTELVTNAVEHGFRDRGGTVTLIVERDGAELRTTIRDDGSGLPEEFRAGQSGLGTQIVQALVSGEMRGRITWERGPEGGTDVVVEVTLRKVKASLSPEDAAEA from the coding sequence ATGCCCACGATGAAAGACCTGGTCGCGAAGCACACCGAACTCGGCCAGGCCGACCTCGAGTGGCTGCAGCTGCTCACCGGGGACTGGCAGCTGCTCTCCGACCTGTCCTTCGCCGACCTGGTGCTGTGGGTTCCCCGCAAGGGCGACGGCGGCTGGATCGCGGTGGCCCACTGCCGTCCCAGCACCGGTGTCACCGTCTACTACGACGACGTCGTCGGCATGGTGATCGACGCGGGCCGGCGTCCTCTGCTCGACCGGGCCTACGAGCAACTGCGCATCTGCCGGGAACGGGGCACGGACTACCAGGAAGACGTGACGGTGCGGGAGGAGACCGTGCCGGTGCTGCGCGCGGGCCGCGCCATCGCCGTCCTGGCCCGGCACACCAACCTCTCCGCCGCCCGGACCCCGAGCCGCCTCGAACTGACCTACCTGCAGTGCGCGGACGAGCTGACCCGGATGATCTGTGAAGGAGAGTTCCCGGCCCCCGGGGCTCCGAGCGGGCCCCGCCGCGGCGCTCCCCGCGTCGGTGACGGACTCATCCGCATGGACAAGGACGGCAAGGTCACCTACGCCAGTCCGAACGCCGTGTCCGCCCTGCACCGCCTCGGCCACTTCGGCGAGGTCGTCGACCACAGCCTCTCGGAGATCGTCACCTCGCTGCTCGACCAGCCTGGTCTGGTCGACGAGTCGCTGCCGCTGGTGCTCATGGGCCGCGCTCCCTGGCGCAGTCATATCGAGAACCACGGCGCCACGCTGTCGATGCGGGCGGTCCCGCTCAAGACGGCGGGAGAGCGCACGGGGGCGCTGCTCCTGGTACGGGAGATCTCCGAGCTGCGGCGTCGCGAGCAGGAACTGCTCACCAAGGATGCGACAATCCGCGAGGTCCACCACCGGGTCAAGAACAACCTGCAGACCGTCGCCGCCCTGCTGCGCCTGCAGGCCCGCCGTATCAAGTCGTCCGAGGGCCGAGACGCCCTGCAGGAGGCCATGCGCCGCGTCTCCACGATCGCCCTGGTGCACGAGACCTTGTCCGAAGGGTTCGGGGAGAAGGTCGACTTCGACGACGTCGTGGGCCGCACGCTGTCCCTGGCGGTCGAGCTGGCGTCCCCGTCGAACTCGGTGAAGATCCGCCGGGAGGGGCGTTTCGGCGAACTGTCGGCCGAGAACGCGACTCCGCTCGCCCTCGTCCTCACCGAGCTGGTGACCAACGCCGTGGAGCACGGCTTCCGCGACCGTGGGGGAACGGTCACGCTGATCGTGGAGCGCGACGGCGCCGAGCTGCGCACGACGATCCGCGACGACGGCAGTGGTCTGCCCGAGGAGTTCCGGGCCGGGCAGTCGGGTCTGGGCACCCAGATCGTGCAGGCCCTGGTGAGCGGGGAGATGCGGGGACGCATCACCTGGGAACGCGGGCCGGAGGGCGGCACCGACGTCGTCGTCGAGGTGACCTTGCGCAAGGTGAAGGCGAGCCTGTCCCCGGAGGACGCGGCGGAGGCCTGA
- a CDS encoding NAD-glutamate dehydrogenase yields MEGDREALLAGAREAGQELASQEPPGEQPPDPGEFLHRYYRNVAVDDLRARSSIDLAGLAFSHRDLAGVRPQGTALVRVFTPTAENEGWSCGHTVIEIVVEDMPFLVDSVNAELNRLGCELQMTIHPQFVVRRDVTGAMLEILRVEPHLAASRANGAAGPTLPRDAQAESWIHVEVGRETDPERIAAMERGLRRVLDDVRVAVEDWPKMRATADRIAAQLLQTAPVGPARAEVDEGAELLRWLAAGHFTFIGYREYDLVERDGEDLLIARTGTGLGVLRHDQDARTAGRLTPKARVKARENSLLVLTKANSRSTVHRAGYLDYIGVKVFDDQGRVTGERRFLGLYASTAYTADVRDVPVIRRKAEAVLAAGGFSADSHSGKDLLEILQVYPRDELFEIHPETLAWVAMTVMQLQERRRTRLFLRVEDYGRYVSCLVFLPRDRYVTSVRLAIERVLREAIGANTADYTARVTESVLARLHFVVRVEPGAAVPELDLAALEEQLVELTRSWDDDFAEAAAQEAGDIDGARLVREWGAGIGQGYRVDVDPRTAVEDLRRLNGMHSAEGRSSALGVKLYEPQDAAPGEHRFVLYRKEPLSLSAVLPYLTNLGVEVVDERPYAFSSASGRKGYIYDFGLRGTRPPVPGALTSYERLHRLFCEAFESAWWGEAESDGFERLVLAAGLDWRQVSVLRGYARYLRQTGSTFGQDYIGDCLVSNPEIAVLLVDLFETRFDPDRFGGQAANGLDTEGRGTASDALVAKISAALDNVSSLDQDRILRSFLALVQATTRTNRYLLEDDAEPATGIRRALAFKLDPRAVPELPAPRPVHEIFVYSPWVEGVHLRFGAVARGGLRWSDRREDFRTEILGLVKAQTVKNAVIVPTGAKGGFVAKRLPDPSVDRDAWLAEGIACYRSFIGSLLDVTDNRVMENGTQQIVPPPRVFRHDGDDSYLVVAADKGTAAFSDLANEVAAGYGFWLGDAFASGGSVGYDHKVMGITARGAWESVDRHFREIGHDVATMRTTAVGVGDMSGDVFGNGMLLSKALQLVAAFDHRHIFLDPDPDPQVSYEERSRMFRLPRSSWADYDTSLISEGGGVHPRTAKSIPISPQVAQRLGIPASRTAMPPNELMKAILAAPVDLLWNGGIGTYVKASTESNGDVGDKANDAIRLDGRDLRARVVGEGGNLGLTQLGRVEAALCGVRVNTDAIDNSAGVDCSDHEVNIKILLDGLVTAGRLDGAQRSELLASMTDDVARLVLRDNYEQNVLLGNARRQSRGMLPVHQRFIQALEARGALDRALEYLPDDATIAERRSAELGLTSPEFSVLVAYAKLTLTEDIVDTDLPDDPWLDRVLTGYFPPQIGKAYEDALAAHPLRRQIVTTCLVNDMVNRGGITFAFRCQEETGAEPEQIARAYIVAREIFGFDAFARSVEALDGLLSTHDQAGLYLGFRRLLDRTVRWFLQAVPGTIDIAEQVARFGPVIAELAPQIPELVAAEQRTVLGAEIEEWKQRGVPEPLARQAAGLLTRYMLLDITQIANRLGTDPTEVARVYLTLSERYDGQALLRRISSLPRGDRWQLQARASLRADLYAALESLTVAVLSKTGPGEPADRIAEFDRANGERVARVRSTLDDVVRLPAADVAALSVVLRSLRSVV; encoded by the coding sequence ATGGAAGGGGACAGGGAGGCGCTCCTCGCGGGCGCCCGCGAGGCCGGGCAGGAGCTGGCCTCGCAGGAACCACCAGGCGAGCAGCCACCGGACCCCGGTGAGTTCCTCCACCGCTACTACCGCAACGTGGCCGTCGACGACCTGCGTGCGCGTTCGTCGATCGACCTTGCCGGTCTGGCGTTCTCGCACCGCGACCTGGCTGGCGTTCGACCGCAGGGCACGGCTCTGGTGCGGGTGTTCACCCCGACCGCGGAGAACGAGGGCTGGTCGTGCGGGCACACCGTCATCGAGATCGTCGTCGAGGACATGCCGTTCCTCGTGGACTCGGTGAACGCGGAGCTCAACCGGCTCGGCTGCGAGCTCCAGATGACGATCCACCCGCAGTTCGTCGTGCGGCGTGACGTCACCGGCGCGATGCTCGAGATCCTCAGGGTCGAGCCGCACCTGGCTGCCTCCCGGGCCAACGGGGCCGCCGGCCCGACGTTGCCCCGTGACGCGCAGGCCGAGTCGTGGATCCACGTCGAGGTCGGACGCGAGACCGATCCGGAGCGGATCGCGGCCATGGAGCGTGGTCTGCGCCGGGTGCTCGACGACGTCCGCGTCGCGGTGGAGGACTGGCCCAAGATGCGGGCCACCGCCGACCGGATCGCCGCGCAGCTGCTGCAGACCGCGCCCGTCGGCCCGGCGCGTGCCGAGGTGGACGAGGGCGCGGAGCTGCTGCGCTGGCTCGCGGCCGGGCACTTCACGTTCATCGGCTACCGTGAGTACGACCTGGTCGAGCGGGACGGCGAGGACCTGCTGATCGCCCGCACCGGAACCGGTCTCGGGGTGCTGCGCCACGACCAGGACGCCCGCACGGCCGGTCGTCTGACCCCGAAGGCCCGGGTCAAGGCGCGGGAGAACTCGCTGCTGGTGCTGACCAAGGCCAACTCCCGGTCTACCGTTCACCGCGCCGGGTACCTCGACTACATCGGCGTGAAAGTGTTCGACGACCAGGGGCGGGTGACCGGCGAGCGGCGCTTCCTGGGCCTGTACGCCTCCACCGCCTACACGGCCGATGTGCGTGACGTGCCGGTGATCCGGCGCAAGGCCGAGGCCGTGCTGGCCGCCGGCGGATTCAGCGCGGACAGCCACTCGGGCAAGGATCTGCTGGAGATTCTCCAGGTCTACCCCCGCGACGAGCTGTTCGAGATCCACCCGGAGACGCTGGCCTGGGTCGCGATGACCGTGATGCAGCTGCAGGAGCGCCGCCGCACCCGTCTCTTCCTGCGGGTGGAGGACTACGGCCGCTACGTCTCCTGCCTGGTGTTCCTGCCGCGCGACCGTTACGTCACCTCCGTGCGCCTGGCCATCGAGCGGGTGCTGCGTGAGGCCATCGGGGCCAACACCGCCGACTACACCGCCCGCGTCACCGAGTCTGTGCTCGCGCGGCTGCACTTCGTGGTGCGGGTCGAACCCGGCGCCGCAGTACCCGAACTCGACCTGGCCGCGCTCGAGGAGCAGCTGGTCGAGCTGACCCGCAGCTGGGACGACGACTTCGCCGAGGCCGCCGCGCAGGAAGCCGGTGACATCGACGGCGCACGGCTGGTGCGGGAGTGGGGCGCCGGCATCGGCCAGGGTTACCGCGTCGACGTGGACCCCCGGACCGCGGTGGAGGACCTGCGCCGGCTGAACGGCATGCACTCCGCCGAGGGACGTTCCTCGGCGCTCGGGGTGAAGCTCTACGAGCCTCAGGACGCGGCGCCGGGCGAGCACCGATTCGTGCTCTACCGCAAGGAACCGCTGTCGCTCTCGGCCGTGCTGCCCTACCTCACGAACCTCGGCGTCGAGGTCGTGGACGAGCGCCCCTACGCGTTCAGCTCGGCCTCCGGCCGCAAGGGCTACATCTACGACTTCGGCCTGCGCGGTACCCGCCCGCCCGTGCCCGGGGCCCTGACCAGCTACGAGCGGCTGCACCGGCTCTTCTGCGAGGCCTTCGAGTCGGCCTGGTGGGGTGAGGCCGAGAGTGACGGCTTCGAGCGCCTCGTGCTCGCCGCCGGCCTCGACTGGCGTCAGGTCTCGGTGCTGCGCGGTTACGCCCGCTACCTGCGCCAGACCGGCTCGACGTTCGGTCAGGACTACATCGGCGACTGCCTGGTCTCGAACCCCGAGATCGCCGTGCTGCTGGTCGACCTCTTCGAGACCCGTTTCGATCCGGACCGGTTCGGGGGACAGGCCGCCAACGGCCTGGACACCGAAGGTCGCGGCACGGCCTCGGACGCCCTGGTCGCCAAGATCTCCGCGGCTCTGGACAACGTCTCCAGCCTGGACCAGGACCGCATCCTCCGGTCGTTCCTCGCTCTCGTGCAGGCGACCACCCGCACCAACCGCTACCTCCTCGAGGACGACGCCGAGCCCGCGACCGGCATCCGCCGGGCGCTCGCCTTCAAGCTGGACCCCCGTGCGGTGCCGGAACTCCCCGCCCCACGACCCGTGCACGAGATCTTCGTGTACTCGCCGTGGGTCGAGGGTGTGCATCTGCGCTTCGGTGCGGTCGCCCGTGGCGGCCTGCGCTGGAGCGACCGCCGCGAGGACTTCCGCACCGAGATCCTCGGACTGGTCAAGGCTCAGACGGTGAAGAACGCCGTGATCGTGCCGACCGGTGCCAAGGGCGGGTTCGTGGCCAAGCGGCTGCCCGACCCCTCGGTGGACCGCGACGCCTGGCTGGCCGAGGGCATCGCCTGCTACCGCAGTTTCATCGGCTCGCTGCTCGACGTCACCGACAACCGGGTGATGGAGAACGGCACCCAGCAGATCGTGCCCCCGCCCCGGGTGTTCCGCCACGACGGTGACGACAGCTACCTGGTCGTCGCGGCCGACAAGGGCACGGCCGCCTTCTCGGACCTGGCCAACGAGGTGGCCGCCGGTTACGGCTTCTGGCTCGGGGACGCCTTCGCCTCCGGAGGCTCGGTCGGCTACGACCACAAGGTCATGGGCATCACCGCCCGCGGCGCCTGGGAGAGCGTGGACCGGCACTTCCGCGAGATCGGCCACGACGTGGCCACGATGAGGACCACCGCGGTCGGTGTCGGCGACATGAGCGGCGACGTGTTCGGCAACGGCATGCTGCTGTCGAAGGCCCTCCAGCTCGTGGCGGCCTTCGACCACCGGCACATCTTCCTCGACCCCGATCCCGACCCGCAGGTCTCCTACGAGGAGCGCTCGCGGATGTTCCGCCTGCCCCGCTCCAGCTGGGCCGATTACGACACCTCGCTCATCAGTGAGGGCGGCGGCGTGCACCCCCGGACGGCCAAGTCGATCCCGATCAGCCCGCAGGTCGCGCAGCGCCTCGGGATCCCCGCCTCGCGCACCGCGATGCCCCCGAACGAGCTGATGAAGGCCATCCTGGCCGCCCCCGTCGACCTGCTCTGGAACGGCGGGATCGGTACCTACGTCAAGGCCTCCACCGAGAGCAACGGCGACGTGGGGGACAAGGCCAACGACGCCATCCGGCTGGACGGCCGTGACCTGCGGGCCCGGGTCGTGGGGGAGGGCGGCAACCTCGGTCTGACCCAGCTTGGCCGGGTGGAGGCGGCGCTCTGCGGCGTGCGCGTGAACACCGACGCCATCGACAACTCCGCCGGCGTGGACTGCTCCGACCACGAGGTCAACATCAAGATCCTGCTGGACGGGCTGGTCACCGCCGGGCGACTGGACGGGGCCCAGCGCAGCGAGCTGCTGGCCTCGATGACCGACGACGTGGCCCGGCTGGTGCTGCGCGACAACTACGAGCAGAACGTGCTGCTCGGCAACGCCCGCCGCCAGTCCCGTGGGATGCTGCCGGTGCACCAGCGCTTCATCCAGGCCCTCGAGGCCCGGGGCGCTCTGGACCGGGCCCTGGAGTACCTGCCGGACGACGCCACCATCGCTGAACGGCGTTCTGCCGAACTGGGTCTCACCTCGCCCGAGTTCTCGGTGCTCGTGGCCTACGCCAAGCTCACGCTCACCGAGGACATCGTCGACACCGACCTGCCCGACGACCCGTGGCTGGACCGGGTGCTCACCGGATACTTCCCGCCGCAGATCGGCAAGGCCTACGAGGACGCGCTCGCCGCGCACCCGCTGCGCCGCCAGATCGTGACCACCTGCCTGGTCAACGACATGGTCAACCGGGGCGGCATCACCTTCGCCTTCCGCTGCCAGGAGGAGACCGGCGCCGAGCCCGAGCAGATCGCCCGCGCCTACATCGTGGCCCGGGAGATCTTCGGGTTCGACGCCTTCGCCCGCTCGGTGGAGGCCCTCGACGGCCTGCTCTCCACCCACGACCAGGCCGGCCTCTACCTCGGCTTCCGCCGGTTGCTCGACCGGACGGTGCGCTGGTTCCTGCAGGCGGTGCCCGGCACGATCGACATCGCCGAGCAAGTGGCCCGGTTCGGCCCCGTGATCGCCGAACTGGCCCCGCAGATCCCCGAACTCGTGGCGGCCGAGCAGCGCACGGTACTGGGCGCGGAGATCGAGGAGTGGAAGCAGCGCGGCGTGCCCGAGCCCCTGGCCCGCCAGGCCGCCGGCCTGCTGACGCGCTACATGCTGCTGGACATCACCCAGATCGCGAACCGCCTGGGGACCGACCCCACGGAGGTGGCCCGGGTCTACCTCACCCTGTCGGAGCGCTACGACGGGCAGGCCCTGCTGCGCCGCATCTCGAGCCTGCCCCGGGGGGACCGCTGGCAGCTTCAGGCGCGTGCTTCGCTGCGGGCCGACCTCTACGCGGCGCTGGAGTCGCTGACCGTGGCCGTGCTCAGCAAGACCGGACCCGGGGAACCGGCCGACCGGATCGCGGAGTTCGACCGCGCGAACGGGGAGCGGGTGGCCCGGGTGCGCTCGACGCTCGACGACGTGGTGAGACTGCCCGCGGCGGACGTGGCGGCGCTCTCGGTGGTGCTGCGTTCGCTGCGAAGCGTCGTGTAG
- a CDS encoding DUF2505 domain-containing protein translates to MRVNADMQYPADPGEVYAMLTDQTFQERKTGEISKGAWDVRVQQEGDSAVIVSHRTLPSDVIPEAFRGFVGSSITVTQTEKWGPAAPDGSRAGSIDVELGGAPVRFTGTLALAPATGGTTERVEGDLKAKVPLFGAKVEKAAEPAVRAAIDAEGRIGLEWLAEKA, encoded by the coding sequence GTGCGCGTGAACGCTGACATGCAGTACCCCGCCGATCCGGGCGAGGTCTACGCCATGCTCACGGACCAGACCTTCCAGGAGCGCAAGACCGGGGAGATCTCCAAGGGCGCCTGGGACGTGCGGGTGCAGCAGGAAGGCGACTCAGCGGTGATCGTGAGTCACCGTACGCTTCCGTCCGACGTCATCCCTGAGGCCTTCCGGGGATTCGTGGGATCCAGCATCACGGTCACCCAGACCGAGAAGTGGGGCCCGGCGGCACCGGACGGCAGCCGTGCGGGCAGCATCGACGTGGAGCTCGGCGGGGCACCGGTGCGGTTCACCGGCACGCTCGCGCTGGCCCCGGCGACAGGCGGCACCACCGAACGCGTCGAGGGTGATCTCAAGGCCAAGGTGCCGCTGTTCGGCGCCAAGGTGGAGAAGGCCGCGGAGCCGGCGGTGCGGGCCGCGATCGACGCCGAGGGCCGCATCGGGCTGGAGTGGCTCGCCGAGAAGGCGTGA
- a CDS encoding DUF6912 family protein, whose translation MTRVYVPTTLSALAETAKRGVLNPGAADSAPLQAHAVTAAIREWYTDDDVESLEFAALTEAAEASLRLLAADPAKPRRIVLALDVPANSVSAGGSYRSSITLDIEVPLADVVSLHVDEPESEDIVLAAIAALSAADAGDEDAQFAVEEAGACDLLWYDISEIDDLIGD comes from the coding sequence ATGACCAGGGTGTACGTCCCGACCACGCTGTCCGCTCTGGCGGAGACGGCGAAACGTGGGGTGCTCAACCCGGGTGCGGCCGACAGCGCTCCGCTGCAGGCGCACGCCGTGACCGCCGCGATCCGTGAGTGGTACACCGACGACGACGTGGAGAGCCTCGAGTTCGCGGCCCTGACGGAGGCTGCCGAGGCGTCGCTGCGTCTGCTCGCCGCCGACCCGGCCAAACCCCGGCGCATCGTGCTGGCGCTCGACGTGCCCGCCAACTCCGTGAGTGCCGGTGGCTCCTACCGCTCGTCGATCACGCTCGACATCGAGGTGCCCCTGGCCGACGTGGTCAGCCTGCACGTCGACGAGCCGGAGTCCGAGGACATCGTGCTGGCGGCGATCGCGGCCCTGTCAGCGGCAGACGCCGGTGACGAGGACGCCCAGTTCGCGGTCGAGGAGGCCGGGGCGTGCGACCTGCTCTGGTACGACATCAGCGAGATCGACGACCTGATCGGCGACTGA
- a CDS encoding patatin-like phospholipase family protein, translating into MKPRPRVPFAMRAAHRATGLNYDPAHPHPTLCLPAPGTTPVADGGRWGLVLGGGGVLGAAWLIGALTALEESRGLDARDADLILGTSAGSIIGALLAAGVSVTDQREEQLGADTEFGRLFRHALDLDRPVGGASPPMPRLRPGGAAMLRNNRRVLRDLPFITVLAGLAPVGRQQMSGVRALIEAAVPAGEWVPHNRYRAVALDYSSGRRVMFGAPGAPEVGLSDAVLASCAIPGWFEPVELAGRRFVDGGMWSNSNADLVAGSGLDEVFLLAPMVSAAYDEPGDWRVRAERQVRVLSTRRVLAEARRVQRSGTTVTVLGPGPDDLRLLGHNLMAPSRRRMVLHRAIRSGLGALDDPAVLPDE; encoded by the coding sequence ATGAAGCCGCGACCACGGGTGCCCTTCGCGATGCGTGCCGCGCACCGGGCCACCGGCCTCAATTACGACCCCGCGCACCCGCATCCCACTCTGTGCCTTCCCGCGCCGGGCACTACACCGGTCGCCGATGGTGGACGCTGGGGGCTGGTTCTCGGCGGCGGTGGAGTTCTCGGGGCGGCCTGGCTGATCGGGGCCCTGACCGCGCTGGAGGAGTCCCGGGGGCTCGACGCCCGCGACGCGGACCTGATTCTCGGGACGTCGGCGGGGTCGATCATCGGGGCACTGCTGGCCGCCGGGGTCTCGGTGACCGACCAGCGGGAGGAGCAGCTGGGGGCCGACACCGAGTTCGGGCGGCTGTTCCGTCATGCCCTCGACCTCGACCGGCCGGTCGGAGGAGCCTCCCCGCCGATGCCCCGGCTGCGCCCGGGGGGCGCCGCCATGCTGCGCAACAACCGGCGTGTGCTGCGAGACCTGCCGTTCATCACGGTCCTCGCCGGTCTGGCTCCGGTCGGCCGGCAGCAGATGAGCGGGGTGAGGGCACTCATCGAGGCCGCCGTCCCGGCGGGGGAGTGGGTGCCGCACAACCGGTACCGGGCTGTGGCGCTCGACTACAGCAGCGGGCGACGGGTGATGTTCGGGGCGCCGGGGGCACCGGAGGTCGGCCTGTCCGACGCGGTGCTGGCATCGTGTGCGATCCCGGGCTGGTTCGAGCCGGTGGAGCTCGCCGGCCGGCGCTTCGTCGACGGCGGGATGTGGTCGAACAGCAACGCCGATCTGGTCGCCGGCTCCGGGCTGGACGAGGTGTTCCTCCTGGCCCCGATGGTGTCGGCGGCGTACGACGAACCGGGCGACTGGCGGGTGCGGGCCGAGCGTCAGGTCCGTGTCCTGAGTACCCGCAGAGTGCTCGCCGAGGCCCGGCGCGTGCAACGTAGCGGCACGACGGTTACGGTTCTGGGTCCCGGCCCCGACGACCTGAGGCTGCTCGGGCACAATCTGATGGCTCCATCACGGCGAAGGATGGTGCTGCATAGGGCCATCCGATCCGGCCTGGGAGCCCTCGACGATCCGGCTGTCCTGCCGGACGAGTGA
- a CDS encoding HAD family hydrolase has translation MSADLRGLIVDWGGVLTAPLDEAVDRWAQSEGIDLETYSTVMKGLVAEANSPIHRLERGEIGPVDFEQVLAVRFEAQGLQIRSEGILARMLEGLQALSEDMVGLLRRARGAGLRTALLSNSWGEHYPEHLWIGAFDQVVISGRVGMRKPEPQIYRHTAELLELPPQQCVFVDDLRPNVVAAADVGMVGVHFSTYPDTVDELEILFGLDLR, from the coding sequence ATGAGCGCTGATCTGCGTGGCCTGATCGTCGACTGGGGTGGGGTGCTGACGGCGCCGCTCGACGAGGCGGTGGATCGGTGGGCGCAGTCCGAGGGCATCGACCTGGAGACGTACAGCACAGTGATGAAGGGCCTGGTGGCTGAGGCGAACTCGCCCATCCACCGGCTGGAGCGGGGCGAGATCGGCCCGGTCGACTTCGAGCAGGTGCTGGCCGTCCGGTTCGAGGCGCAGGGCCTGCAGATCAGGTCGGAGGGCATCCTCGCGCGCATGCTCGAGGGGCTGCAGGCATTGTCCGAGGACATGGTCGGCCTGCTGCGTCGCGCCCGGGGGGCCGGGTTGCGCACGGCGTTGCTGTCCAACTCGTGGGGTGAGCACTACCCGGAGCACCTCTGGATCGGCGCGTTCGACCAGGTCGTGATCAGCGGGCGGGTCGGCATGCGCAAGCCCGAGCCGCAGATCTACCGGCACACGGCCGAGCTGCTCGAACTGCCGCCGCAGCAGTGCGTGTTCGTCGACGACCTGCGTCCCAACGTCGTCGCCGCGGCCGACGTCGGCATGGTCGGCGTCCACTTCAGCACCTACCCGGACACGGTCGACGAGCTGGAGATCCTGTTCGGCCTCGATCTGCGCTGA